In one window of Leptospira sp. WS92.C1 DNA:
- a CDS encoding SH3 domain-containing protein has product MKILELRLGLIFLLVVVLNCGGTAPIQKDSSPSPSNASETGMYGYVRGSSVNVRSNGKLASDKVGMLKKGEVVKIESVSPAKEDIQNDSEYWYQIKSKSGLVGWVYGKFLMVYDHAPLSEKEYIALFAKKLYPGESIKKVAAGEYEVKSPYNFSFNVKISLENGMIEVHRNAKEEFHAEDVTEVYLLLKESPKHVFSVRGYSQVYVINTNDCFSSIVNGSRLELFDKTVEKNTSKGDGIHSIYPKTDGRDDDKSYEFVDGFLIQSSRFEDGKGMRPAQKFKIKNCKLVELK; this is encoded by the coding sequence ATGAAAATTTTAGAATTGAGACTTGGCTTAATTTTTTTACTCGTTGTTGTTTTGAATTGCGGAGGAACGGCTCCGATCCAAAAGGATTCATCTCCCTCTCCTTCGAATGCTTCCGAAACGGGAATGTATGGATATGTTCGTGGTAGTTCGGTGAATGTTCGTTCGAATGGAAAACTTGCGTCGGACAAGGTCGGCATGCTCAAAAAGGGCGAAGTGGTTAAAATCGAATCCGTTTCTCCTGCGAAAGAAGATATTCAAAACGATAGCGAATACTGGTATCAGATCAAAAGTAAAAGCGGCCTTGTTGGTTGGGTATATGGGAAATTTCTAATGGTATACGACCATGCCCCTTTGAGTGAAAAGGAATACATCGCTTTATTCGCTAAGAAATTGTATCCCGGAGAGTCGATTAAGAAAGTAGCCGCTGGTGAATATGAGGTAAAAAGTCCTTACAATTTTTCGTTCAATGTAAAAATTTCCTTGGAAAACGGAATGATCGAAGTTCACAGAAACGCGAAGGAAGAATTTCACGCGGAAGATGTAACAGAAGTGTATCTGTTGTTAAAGGAATCTCCGAAGCATGTTTTTAGTGTTAGAGGATATTCTCAAGTATATGTAATCAATACAAATGATTGTTTTTCGTCCATTGTGAACGGAAGTCGATTAGAGCTTTTTGACAAAACAGTCGAGAAGAATACAAGCAAAGGCGACGGAATCCATTCTATTTATCCTAAAACGGATGGCCGTGACGATGACAAAAGTTATGAGTTTGTAGACGGTTTTCTCATCCAGTCTTCTCGCTTTGAAGATGGAAAGGGAATGCGCCCAGCTCAAAAGTTTAAAATTAAGAACTGCAAACTTGTTGAGTTGAAGTGA
- a CDS encoding type II toxin-antitoxin system RelE/ParE family toxin, with the protein MNFSILTSLQFERELKRLVKKYPSLKKEYKDLISSLENKPTQGTSIGQNCYKIRIPIASKGKGKSGGARVVTCVFLIDKIVYLVSIYDKSEKENISDKELQKIIQDL; encoded by the coding sequence ATGAACTTTAGTATTCTTACCTCTCTTCAATTCGAAAGAGAACTCAAGCGGCTTGTCAAAAAATATCCTTCTCTGAAAAAAGAATACAAAGACTTAATCTCTTCCTTGGAAAACAAACCGACTCAAGGTACTTCAATCGGTCAAAACTGCTACAAGATCAGAATCCCGATCGCTTCCAAAGGAAAAGGAAAATCAGGCGGAGCCAGAGTCGTCACCTGTGTCTTTCTAATCGACAAAATCGTATATCTCGTTTCCATTTACGACAAATCAGAAAAAGAAAACATCTCAGACAAAGAACTCCAAAAAATCATTCAAGATCTTTAA
- a CDS encoding helix-turn-helix domain-containing protein, with the protein MASKQKKSTKDQFPERLRQLRVTKKMSQEELGQLTDLNYNHIGRYERGDSRPSADKLKALADALGVTTDYLLDGNSDNAARVNLDDQELLEMFRKVQELPQEKKESIKDLIEAYLFREKVRKDIYVITK; encoded by the coding sequence ATGGCTTCAAAACAGAAGAAAAGCACCAAGGATCAATTCCCGGAAAGGCTCCGGCAATTACGGGTCACAAAAAAAATGTCTCAGGAAGAGCTTGGCCAATTAACAGACCTCAACTACAATCACATCGGTCGATACGAGCGAGGCGACTCAAGACCCTCCGCCGACAAACTCAAGGCACTCGCGGATGCACTCGGCGTCACTACAGACTATCTTCTCGATGGAAATTCAGACAACGCCGCTCGCGTCAATTTGGATGACCAAGAACTCCTCGAAATGTTTAGAAAAGTTCAAGAACTTCCCCAAGAAAAAAAAGAATCGATTAAAGATCTCATTGAAGCATATCTGTTTCGAGAAAAAGTAAGAAAAGACATTTACGTGATTACCAAGTAA
- a CDS encoding CHC2 zinc finger domain-containing protein → MPSRPTLEEIKRNTDLVALVRSYGVEIRPHGKNWVGRCPFHDDKTPSFVVTPSKNLWHCMGACQVGGSAIDFVMKKENVSLRQAIERLREKSLTFSPNEPNKNPSDPQTNENSAHTKSRIRKPYKDFESEEKKFIDSVFAYYQETLPGNAKAKEYLKGRGVYDEGILWKFGVGYVDGSLYQKFLSSSRTVRGQEERRILSEYGILHERRIVEHFLGHVVFPLSDEEGNRSGIYGRNLGKKSELLAQRHKYLPGPHTGLWNREAFLEKDLVLCESVIDALTLYVNGIRNVTCSYGVEGYTPELHAEILKQRPRRICIAYDNDTAGKEAAKKLGSRLIEEGLACYRMELPLLTDVNEYSQKLEKPQEELNALVLDAVRIGDGKGMSLLREKESAFPKPETGTLGKSYVEEQERKETPSLAISEQTTTGRKDTPRGFVIERKEEEITFRKGEREYRVRSLFKNQGLDMMKVNLRLLVGESYHIETLDVMNQRMRKNFIQIANDATGILEETITGDLKEVFRELEEMLYDHLEKLKKPEAKQVQMSVLERAEAMKVLQDPELVKRILEDFERMGLVGERTNSLLGYLATLTRRTENPLAVIIQSSSSAGKSTLMDSILDLVPGEEKEKYSAMTGQSLFYMGAKDLKYKVLAISEEEGVEKAKYALKILQSEKRISIATTTKDQQTGKLATTEYAVEGPVVLFLTTTSVEIDEELQNRAIILTVNEEREQTKTILRNQREEETLSGVLKKKTKEKIVTLHQNIQRLLRPLAVVNPYANELKFPDTRLRMRRDQKKYLTLIRSIALLHQYQREVKIARDENGQEVSYIEVEKPDIELASLLFSRVFGKNLDDLSPHTKKLLSDISDYVKEQAEKKAVDRSEIRLTRKEIRERTGVSDTRLRVHLKRLEDLEYLYARSGRQGLVVEYELLWEEEKENEADFSFALFGEGPGKQAHTWKVLFSNTDLAGSSLSFDLTSPGKNTTSPIVRLPLAPPLPGGSLGKEIVQNSKNSASIGDSEQNEETSSENTVLEGKRNGE, encoded by the coding sequence ATGCCCAGCCGCCCGACCTTAGAGGAAATCAAACGCAACACGGACCTTGTGGCCTTGGTGCGAAGCTACGGGGTCGAAATCCGGCCTCACGGCAAGAACTGGGTGGGCCGCTGCCCGTTCCACGATGACAAGACTCCTTCGTTCGTTGTAACACCTTCGAAGAACTTGTGGCATTGTATGGGAGCGTGTCAGGTCGGCGGCAGCGCGATCGACTTCGTGATGAAGAAGGAGAACGTGAGCCTCAGACAAGCGATCGAGAGACTGAGAGAGAAGAGCCTTACTTTTTCGCCAAACGAACCGAACAAGAATCCAAGCGATCCCCAAACAAACGAAAACTCTGCTCATACAAAATCAAGAATCCGTAAACCCTACAAAGACTTTGAATCGGAAGAGAAGAAGTTCATCGATTCAGTATTTGCTTACTATCAAGAGACGTTGCCTGGGAATGCGAAGGCGAAGGAATACTTGAAGGGCCGAGGCGTATATGATGAAGGGATACTTTGGAAATTCGGAGTTGGGTATGTGGACGGGAGTTTGTATCAGAAATTTCTTTCGTCGTCGCGTACGGTGAGAGGGCAAGAGGAAAGAAGGATCTTGAGTGAATACGGAATCTTGCACGAGAGACGGATTGTGGAACATTTTTTAGGGCATGTAGTTTTTCCGTTATCGGATGAAGAGGGTAATCGTAGCGGGATATACGGAAGGAACTTGGGGAAGAAGAGCGAACTACTTGCCCAAAGACACAAATATTTGCCCGGACCACATACGGGACTTTGGAACCGAGAAGCGTTTTTAGAGAAGGACTTGGTGCTTTGCGAAAGCGTGATCGATGCTTTGACGTTGTATGTAAACGGAATTCGGAACGTGACTTGCAGTTACGGAGTGGAGGGATATACGCCGGAACTGCATGCGGAAATTCTAAAACAAAGACCGAGACGGATTTGTATTGCGTATGACAACGACACGGCGGGGAAGGAAGCGGCGAAGAAGTTAGGATCACGACTCATCGAAGAAGGGTTGGCCTGTTACCGAATGGAACTGCCTCTTTTGACGGATGTAAACGAATACTCGCAGAAGTTAGAGAAGCCGCAAGAGGAATTGAACGCACTTGTGTTAGATGCGGTTCGAATCGGGGACGGAAAGGGAATGAGCCTTCTTCGAGAAAAGGAATCAGCCTTTCCAAAACCGGAAACTGGAACATTAGGGAAATCATACGTAGAAGAACAAGAAAGAAAAGAAACGCCGTCTTTGGCGATATCAGAACAGACAACGACAGGAAGAAAGGATACGCCGAGAGGATTTGTAATCGAGAGAAAAGAGGAAGAGATCACGTTTCGCAAAGGGGAACGAGAGTATCGGGTGAGGTCGTTATTCAAGAATCAGGGATTGGATATGATGAAAGTAAATCTGCGTTTGCTTGTGGGGGAATCGTATCACATTGAGACGTTGGATGTGATGAACCAGCGTATGCGAAAGAATTTCATTCAGATTGCCAACGACGCGACTGGAATCTTAGAGGAAACGATCACAGGCGATTTGAAGGAAGTCTTTCGGGAACTGGAAGAGATGTTGTATGACCATTTGGAGAAGCTAAAGAAGCCGGAAGCGAAGCAAGTTCAAATGAGTGTTTTGGAAAGAGCCGAGGCGATGAAAGTATTACAAGATCCTGAACTTGTAAAACGGATCTTGGAAGACTTTGAGAGAATGGGACTTGTTGGGGAGAGAACGAACTCACTGCTTGGATACTTGGCCACACTGACAAGACGAACAGAGAATCCTTTGGCCGTGATTATACAAAGTTCTTCTTCTGCGGGGAAGTCGACACTCATGGATTCGATCTTGGATTTGGTTCCGGGAGAGGAGAAGGAGAAGTATTCTGCGATGACCGGCCAAAGTCTTTTTTATATGGGAGCGAAGGACTTGAAATACAAAGTCCTTGCGATCTCGGAAGAAGAGGGAGTGGAGAAAGCGAAATACGCGCTCAAGATATTGCAGAGTGAGAAACGGATTAGCATCGCAACTACAACGAAGGACCAGCAAACGGGGAAACTCGCGACGACGGAATACGCGGTGGAAGGACCAGTCGTGTTGTTTCTCACGACGACGAGTGTGGAGATTGACGAGGAGTTACAAAACAGAGCAATCATCTTAACGGTGAATGAGGAGAGAGAGCAAACCAAAACGATCCTCAGGAATCAAAGAGAAGAGGAAACACTTTCGGGAGTGTTAAAGAAAAAGACCAAAGAGAAAATCGTAACCTTACATCAAAATATACAAAGACTCCTTCGACCCTTGGCTGTAGTGAACCCGTATGCAAACGAACTCAAGTTCCCGGACACAAGACTGCGGATGCGTCGGGATCAAAAGAAATATTTAACGCTGATCCGATCGATTGCGTTACTTCACCAATACCAAAGAGAGGTGAAGATCGCGAGAGACGAGAACGGGCAAGAGGTATCCTATATCGAGGTAGAGAAACCGGATATCGAGCTTGCGAGTTTGTTATTTAGCCGAGTCTTCGGGAAGAACTTAGACGATCTTTCACCGCATACCAAGAAGCTGTTGTCAGACATATCCGACTACGTGAAAGAGCAGGCGGAAAAGAAAGCGGTGGATCGAAGTGAGATCCGACTCACGCGCAAGGAGATACGAGAAAGGACGGGAGTGAGCGACACAAGGCTTCGTGTTCATCTAAAGAGATTGGAAGACCTTGAATACTTGTATGCAAGGAGTGGAAGACAGGGTTTAGTCGTAGAATACGAACTGCTTTGGGAAGAGGAAAAAGAGAACGAAGCTGACTTCTCTTTTGCACTTTTTGGAGAAGGCCCCGGTAAACAGGCGCATACCTGGAAAGTTCTCTTCTCAAATACCGATTTAGCGGGAAGTTCTCTTTCATTCGATCTCACTTCGCCTGGCAAAAACACTACTTCGCCTATCGTTCGCCTGCCCTTAGCTCCCCCTTTGCCTGGGGGTAGCCTAGGCAAAGAAATCGTCCAAAACTCAAAGAATTCTGCTTCGATCGGCGATTCAGAGCAAAACGAGGAAACAAGTTCAGAAAATACAGTACTAGAGGGAAAAAGAAATGGGGAGTAA
- a CDS encoding tyrosine-type recombinase/integrase, which produces MGSNHRQGDVFREKRDKIPKGQHHLHRLTTKQTPSILELYILEHLQSMYSSRYSNGSIQHRRFSLLLLLEWCEERGIDSPLELTRSLMERFQRFVGQYRNRNTGQPVAINTLSSMLVDVRMFFQWLERREYIPKNPALDLRIVSIGRRLPRNILKVEEAERILQEPDLETPYGVRDRVVLELFYSTGIRCFELQKLKLTDIDFANRTVFIREGKRRQDRMIPVSTRALEWMRKYVEDVRPGLVSLPDEGYIFLTNKGKALHTSQIIAMTTKYREQSGVTKQGSTHMFRHTTATLMLDNGADIRYIQEMLGHRRLNSTQVYTHVAISKLKEVYDRTHPAEQKNSKKKDSDSDTS; this is translated from the coding sequence ATGGGGAGTAACCACAGACAGGGTGATGTATTCAGGGAGAAACGTGACAAGATCCCGAAGGGACAACACCATTTGCACAGACTGACCACGAAGCAGACTCCGAGTATATTAGAACTATATATATTAGAACATTTGCAATCGATGTATTCATCACGTTACAGTAATGGGAGCATACAACACAGACGTTTCTCGTTGCTTTTGCTTTTGGAATGGTGCGAGGAAAGGGGAATCGATTCACCTTTGGAATTGACACGTTCTTTGATGGAGAGGTTTCAAAGATTTGTGGGGCAGTATCGGAATCGAAATACGGGTCAACCTGTTGCGATCAATACGCTTAGCAGTATGCTTGTGGATGTGAGAATGTTTTTTCAGTGGTTGGAGAGGCGGGAGTATATACCAAAGAATCCGGCACTTGATTTGCGGATTGTTTCAATCGGGAGACGACTTCCAAGAAATATATTAAAGGTAGAAGAGGCGGAGAGGATATTGCAGGAACCGGATTTAGAAACTCCTTATGGAGTTCGTGACCGAGTAGTTTTGGAGTTATTTTATTCGACGGGGATTCGTTGTTTCGAATTACAAAAGCTGAAACTAACGGACATTGATTTTGCGAATCGCACTGTCTTTATCAGAGAGGGTAAAAGAAGACAGGACAGAATGATACCGGTGTCAACAAGGGCGTTAGAGTGGATGCGGAAATACGTGGAGGATGTTCGTCCCGGACTTGTGAGTTTACCGGATGAAGGATATATATTTTTAACGAACAAAGGGAAAGCGTTACATACAAGTCAGATCATTGCGATGACGACCAAGTATCGGGAGCAATCGGGAGTAACGAAGCAGGGATCGACCCACATGTTTCGTCACACGACAGCGACGCTGATGCTCGACAACGGAGCGGATATCCGTTATATCCAAGAGATGTTGGGCCACAGGAGACTGAATTCGACTCAAGTATATACGCACGTAGCGATATCTAAGTTGAAAGAGGTGTATGACAGGACGCATCCGGCGGAACAAAAGAATTCAAAAAAGAAGGACTCTGACTCTGATACAAGTTAA
- a CDS encoding ParA family protein yields the protein MQIVTLANLKGGVAKTTTAINVSLQLSRRKRRVLCMDLDLNNNLTDFFLRGESEEELDARNVYHALLEQKEIETCVYETRFAGISILPATLALGEITKELGSDPGVLATFVSKLRGLPYDYVIIDTPVYFSLELRFALFVADMVLYPIRPARWNFQGTKTLLGEIEKMFREFQETGIQEAKPKTMLVPSIVGKRKQEAERILRLRTKYKVSKTVIWKLSAIETATEMGRALKENTKGYELFRELTEEVLRLEEQS from the coding sequence ATGCAGATTGTAACGCTTGCGAATTTGAAGGGAGGGGTCGCGAAGACGACGACTGCGATCAACGTTTCTCTCCAGCTCTCCAGAAGAAAAAGGAGAGTGTTGTGTATGGACTTGGATTTGAACAACAACCTAACGGACTTTTTTCTTCGTGGAGAGAGCGAAGAGGAGTTGGATGCAAGGAATGTGTATCACGCGTTGTTGGAGCAGAAGGAAATCGAGACTTGTGTGTATGAAACCCGGTTTGCGGGAATTTCAATCTTACCGGCGACACTTGCTTTGGGAGAGATCACGAAGGAGCTTGGAAGTGATCCGGGGGTACTTGCAACGTTTGTTTCGAAGCTAAGAGGTTTGCCGTATGACTATGTAATCATCGATACGCCTGTGTATTTTTCATTAGAGCTACGGTTTGCGCTTTTTGTAGCGGATATGGTGTTGTATCCGATCCGTCCGGCGAGATGGAACTTTCAAGGGACAAAGACACTCCTCGGAGAAATTGAGAAGATGTTTAGAGAGTTTCAAGAAACAGGAATCCAAGAGGCAAAGCCAAAGACAATGCTTGTTCCCTCGATCGTGGGGAAGAGAAAGCAGGAAGCGGAAAGGATCTTGAGACTCAGGACAAAATACAAAGTTTCGAAAACTGTAATATGGAAGTTATCAGCGATTGAGACGGCAACGGAGATGGGAAGAGCTTTGAAAGAGAACACAAAGGGTTACGAGTTGTTTCGGGAGTTGACGGAAGAGGTTCTGAGGCTTGAAGAGCAATCGTAA
- a CDS encoding chromosome partitioning protein ParB, whose product MKSKEEKAKEWMEEQESSPRLGSSVSRTYIPKGVTLNPIVKMVKPENLKPNPNNDFDPLTEEEYVNLKEDIARNGILDALTAKKDGTLVTGENRYRIALELKEHADENVRRRVENIPVRYYMNALTPEEEYDILEGDNLFRRHLTAEQKKERLKRRILRKYKDDLLQDNRGGDRKSEISKQEIESLQEEKSNDHPELLIESSEIQTDLLPGTANAESKEESESLIGTDSEKSKYHPDILIGKQDVAKKVSENENIPLGTARRYVTELKKELKSKDPKPAKKKATRQKEVVTKKEKVKEFQKKYSKLSASAKKTEVSRLVGKLIQVRKKREKLEAQVTIFQQEDSEIVEKLFAVGEKKRVQGLGV is encoded by the coding sequence ATGAAGAGCAAAGAAGAAAAAGCAAAAGAATGGATGGAAGAACAAGAATCAAGTCCCCGTCTTGGCTCATCGGTTTCAAGAACGTATATCCCGAAGGGAGTAACGCTCAACCCGATTGTGAAGATGGTGAAGCCTGAGAACTTGAAGCCGAATCCGAACAACGACTTTGATCCCTTGACAGAAGAAGAATATGTGAACTTGAAAGAGGACATTGCACGCAATGGAATCTTGGATGCACTGACCGCCAAAAAAGACGGAACGCTTGTGACTGGAGAGAACCGCTACCGGATCGCGTTAGAGTTAAAGGAACATGCAGACGAGAATGTGCGCCGTCGTGTGGAGAATATACCTGTTCGATATTATATGAACGCACTGACCCCCGAAGAGGAATACGACATTTTAGAAGGGGACAATTTGTTTCGTCGTCATTTGACTGCGGAACAAAAGAAAGAACGACTCAAGAGAAGAATTCTTCGCAAATACAAAGATGATCTTCTTCAAGACAACCGGGGAGGGGATCGGAAGAGTGAAATATCGAAACAAGAGATCGAATCTTTGCAAGAAGAAAAATCAAACGATCACCCTGAACTTTTGATCGAGAGTTCTGAAATACAAACGGATCTTTTACCTGGAACTGCGAATGCAGAATCAAAAGAGGAGAGTGAATCTTTGATTGGAACAGATTCTGAAAAATCAAAATATCACCCTGATATTTTGATCGGAAAGCAAGATGTTGCTAAGAAGGTTTCTGAGAATGAAAACATACCTCTTGGGACGGCTCGACGATATGTAACGGAGTTAAAAAAAGAACTGAAAAGCAAGGATCCAAAACCTGCAAAGAAGAAGGCAACCAGGCAAAAGGAAGTTGTTACCAAGAAGGAGAAGGTAAAGGAATTCCAAAAGAAGTATTCCAAGCTGAGCGCATCGGCGAAGAAAACGGAAGTGAGTCGTTTGGTTGGAAAGCTCATTCAAGTAAGGAAGAAAAGAGAGAAGCTGGAAGCTCAGGTTACAATTTTTCAACAGGAAGATTCGGAGATTGTGGAGAAGCTGTTTGCCGTTGGAGAGAAGAAGAGGGTTCAGGGTTTGGGTGTATGA